In one Desulfoferula mesophila genomic region, the following are encoded:
- the cpaB gene encoding Flp pilus assembly protein CpaB — MNKMRRYLFLVLAIFLAGIAAWLSYGWLQKKMQVATPQRQQTVKVVVARQRVDPGHVLSSEDLTTQEWPANIVPKGSYLKPEEVVGRVTAATLTPDEVITNSKVRPEGIAGGLSAVLSNGQRAMTVRVDDVVGVGGFVNPGDHVDVLTTIARGESYANNPLTRIVLQNIKVLTTGERLQVSEKKIPGKSPTVSKARVVTLEVTPKQAEILALAAQEGVLILALRAQTDQEVMATRGTRLSKLTQGVGEGESQGNGQKVTKDMAYTSEYRIELIKGQKHVYQKFDR; from the coding sequence ATGAACAAGATGAGGCGCTATTTGTTTTTGGTGTTGGCCATCTTCTTGGCGGGCATTGCCGCGTGGCTAAGCTATGGATGGCTCCAAAAAAAGATGCAAGTTGCCACGCCTCAACGCCAACAGACGGTCAAGGTGGTGGTGGCGAGGCAGAGGGTTGATCCTGGCCATGTCTTGTCATCGGAAGACCTTACCACCCAGGAATGGCCGGCCAACATTGTCCCGAAGGGATCCTATCTTAAGCCCGAGGAAGTGGTCGGCAGGGTTACAGCCGCGACCTTGACTCCCGATGAAGTCATTACCAACTCCAAAGTGAGGCCTGAGGGAATCGCGGGCGGCCTTTCCGCTGTTTTGTCCAATGGCCAGAGGGCCATGACGGTGCGGGTGGACGATGTGGTCGGAGTGGGCGGCTTTGTAAATCCCGGCGATCATGTGGACGTTTTGACCACCATAGCCAGGGGGGAAAGTTACGCCAACAACCCCTTGACCAGAATCGTCTTGCAGAACATAAAAGTTTTGACTACCGGTGAAAGACTGCAGGTCTCCGAGAAAAAGATTCCCGGCAAATCCCCAACCGTATCCAAGGCCAGGGTGGTTACCTTGGAGGTTACCCCCAAGCAAGCCGAAATTTTGGCCTTGGCCGCGCAGGAAGGGGTTTTGATTTTGGCCCTGCGCGCACAAACCGACCAAGAGGTAATGGCCACCAGGGGGACCCGGCTTTCCAAGCTTACACAGGGAGTCGGGGAGGGCGAGTCGCAAGGCAACGGCCAGAAGGTAACCAAAGATATGGCCTATACCAGTGAATATAGAATTGAATTAATTAAGGGTCAGAAACATGTTTATCAAAAGTTCGACAGGTAG